In Helianthus annuus cultivar XRQ/B chromosome 8, HanXRQr2.0-SUNRISE, whole genome shotgun sequence, a single genomic region encodes these proteins:
- the LOC110872649 gene encoding 7-deoxyloganetic acid glucosyltransferase codes for MDQSHEQINSKHTIEPHVLMFPIPFQGPVNCFLKLAELLCLSGIHVTFLNTQHIHRPLLRHTEVLSRFSRYPNFRFETIPDGVEHETPVSVDRFLEVMAGVDVVTKPLFREMMVSGRFSWESERPVTVMIPDAYFSFAVDVAKEASVPVICFETVSPCCLWTSYLNLPTLIEAGDVPFKGNDLDELITSIPGTEQIIRRRDLASQCRSTDMSSQSIELIVKEAHAVPEAQGLILNTFEELDSLILKHMRKLCPNIYTIGPLHTLHKAQLTANTNPLQENNFSNSVWKEDRTCMSWLDEHDPKTVLYISIGSLATMTIDQLVEIWYGVINSGTPFLWVRRPGSIIGGYDESQVPDELLARTKEIGCIVEWAPQEDVLAHPAIGGFLTHSGWNSTMESITQGIPMVCWPNFVDQQVNSRFVEEVWKVGVDIKDTCDRLQVEKAVRDIMDSKRNVYTQSANTWANLAKESITKTGSSSIHLARLIDDILAMSLTQP; via the exons ATGGATCAAAGTCATGAACAAATCAACTCTAAACACACCATTGAACCACATGTACTTATGTTCCCCATACCATTTCAAGGCCCGGTTAACTGTTTCCTTAAGTTAGCCGAGCTCCTATGTCTTTCGGGCATCCATGTCACCTTCCTCAACACCCAACACATCCACCGCCCTCTCCTCCGCCACACCGAGGTGCTGTCCCGGTTCAGCCGCTACCCCAACTTCAGATTCGAGACAATTCCTGATGGAGTTGAGCATGAAACACCAGTCTCTGTAGACCGGTTCTTGGAGGTGATGGCTGGTGTGGATGTGGTTACTAAACCTCTATTCCGGGAGATGATGGTTTCGGGTAGGTTTAGTTGGGAATCGGAAAGGCCAGTGACTGTGATGATACCGGATGCTTACTTCAGTTTTGCGGTGGATGTAGCGAAAGAGGCGTCGGTTCCGGTGATATGCTTCGAGACCGTGAGTCCATGCTGCTTGTGGACTTCGTACTTGAATCTTCCTACTCTTATTGAAGCTGGAGATGTCCCCTTCAAAG GAAATGATTTAGACGAGTTGATAACAAGCATTCCAGGAACAGAACAAATTATTCGACGACGGGACCTTGCTAGCCAGTGTCGTTCCACCGACATGTCGAGCCAGTCGATTGAACTCATCGTCAAAGAAGCTCATGCGGTTCCTGAAGCTCAAGGTCTCATACTCAATACATTTGAAGAGTTAGATAGTCTAATACTCAAACACATGCGAAAACTTTGTCCAAATATTTACACCATAGGCCCCCTACACACTCTTCACAAAGCTCAACTTACGGCTAACACAAACCCATTGCAAGAAAACAACTTCTCTAACAGTGTTTGGAAGGAAGATCGAACCTGCATGTCATGGCTCGATGAACACGATCCAAAAACCGTTCTTTATATTAGCATCGGGAGTCTTGCGACCATGACAATTGACCAACTAGTTGAAATATGGTATGGTGTGATTAATAGTGGAACACCCTTTTTGTGGGTGAGACGGCCTGGGTCGATCATTGGTGGGTATGACGAGTCGCAGGTTCCAGATGAGCTACTAGCACGTACAAAAGAAATCGGGTGTATAGTAGAATGGGCCCCACAAGAAGATGTACTTGCACATCCGGCCATTGGTGGGTTTCTGACACATAGTGGATGGAACTCGACTATGGAGAGTATAACGCAAGGTATCCCCATGGTTTGTTGGCCAAACTTTGTGGACCAACAAGTGAATAGTCGATTTGTGGAAGAGGTATGGAAAGTGGGAGTAGACATAAAAGATACATGTGATCGGTTGCAAGTTGAAAAGGCAGTTAGGGATATTATGGACTCGAAACGTAATGTATATACACAATCTGCTAATACTTGGGCAAATTTGGCTAAAGAGTCGATAACTAAGACAGGGTCGTCATCTATTCATTTGGCTCGGTTGATTGATGATATTTTAGCAATGAGCTTGACCCAACCCTAA
- the LOC110869877 gene encoding uncharacterized protein LOC110869877, with product MATNLQDPQFDIESGGGDGTEIAVLVAEEVVEKGRLSSVSDFSVVDLGSGDSGGGCKDCRICHLSLGVNSEESENGIPIELGCCCKHDLCWGSEGICAAELVT from the coding sequence ATGGCAACTAATTTACAAGACCCCCAATTCGATATAGAATCTGGTGGTGGTGATGGAACCGAGATCGCGGTGTTGGtggcggaggaggtggtggagaAGGGGAGGTTGTCCTCAGTTTCAGATTTCTCAGTGGTGGATCTGGGAAGCGGCGACAGCGGTGGTGGATGTAAGGATTGTAGGATTTGTCATTTGAGTTTGGGTGTAAACAGTGAAGAATCTGAGAATGGGATTCCAATAGAGTTGGGTTGTTGTTGTAAACATGATTTGTGTTGGGGATCAGAAGGTATTTGTGCAGCGGAATTAGTGACTTGA